One Campylobacter sputorum genomic window, ATTTGAGTATCCAGTTCTTTTTGTTGAAGCCGCAAAAGCTACTTTAAATTTTCCAGATTTTGGAAAATAAGATGTTATATCTTGTTTATCTATAATTATTTTATCATCTCTGCTTACACTTATAAGTGTATTTCCTGTGGTAGAATCAAGTGTTATTTTAAATCTACCAGCATGATAATCATCTGTTTTTGGATTACCATCTCCTAATTTATCTGTTTGCTTACTAATTATAAATGGTGCATTTTTATCTACAGATCCTCTTATAGTTATAGAATTTGAAAGATTATTTTGACCGCCATTTAGACCATTAGCATTTTGTGCGAAATCTTGTGCTTGATGTATGCCTATTGCTAGTAAGCCATTTGTAAATTTTGTGTTTTTAGATAAATAACCTAGACCTGGCAGAATATCTATAGAATCAGCCTCAGCTAGTCTTGGTTCATCTATACTAGCATCATATAAAACAACAGCCATTCCCAAACCACCATCCTTTTTTGTTTCTGTATTAATGCTAACCTTGTTTCGTATTATCTCTCCTATATAAGGACTATAAGGTTCTTTTTCTCCGCCCCAAGCATAATAGTCAAATTCTATAACAGTTTTATTTTTTGAAATATTTATACCCTTACCATCTTCTCCTAAATTTATATTTGCTATTCCCCCAATCTTGCTTGGTGCACCGTGATGTATAGTAAGTCTTTTTGTGCCGTTGTTTCTTGCTTCTGTATTCCAATCAATTTTTATATTCCTATAATCCGCTTCTGCGTCGTAATCATTGTAACCAGAATACTTTCCAGATGATGTATAAGCACTTATTCTTTTCCATCCAAATCCTGCTGGAGACTTATCTTGCGGATTTTCTTGTAGACACTCTCCTGTCATAATTTTGCTGATTATTTCTATTTTTGTTGAATCATATGGTTGTTTTAAAATTTCTCCTATTTCTTCGCCCGTTATGCTTTCTGTAGATTTTGATGGCGTGATTTGAGAAATTTGGACATTAAATGTTTTTCTAGTATTAGTATTTTTGTAATTTTTCAAAATTTCTACTTTTAATATCGCTTTTGTTTCGTTTGTTGGTATGGTAATGGTATCGTTTAAAATTTTATAGTCTATGTTGTTTGTTGCTGTTTCATCTTGAGTATTAAATTTAATTGTTATATCATCTTTTAGTTGTGTGCTTAAATTTATAGGGATTTCTATAATTTTGTTACCTGTATTTGGTTCATTTAATGAGTAAAAATTTTTTTCAAATGATACTTCTGCCATTTTATATGGAAATAAATTTTCAGTTGGGACAGGTTCAATAGGAACATTTGGATCTATATCTTTAAACATTAAACTAAAATATCTTTTGTTGCAATCAGGTACTCCTACATATGTATAAATTTTAATTTTATGTAATCCTGGAATTAGTTTATCTAATTTAACTCCGTTTTTAGTATTCGGATCCCATGCGCTATTATAAGACCAAGTTTTTGAATTGTCTAAAGGATGACCACAACCATTAGAATTTGTATCAAATTTTGTATTTTCATCTACTGCCACTCTTGTGGTTACAGTTCCTCGATTAATTATTAATTGTTTGTTTTTTGGTATATTAATATATCCGCTCCACACAATACCCCAACTGTCATTTCTCTTTGCAGCATTTGTTGAGCCAATACTATCAAAAGGAGCACATGCTGGTTTGATGTTCCAAAAAAAATCTATAGTCGGATCTATTCTTCTTGTAAATTCTTTTCTATCTGCACAATATGGATCATTTGTATAATAAATTCCTTTTAATCCTATTGCAAAGCTATTTATTGATGTTAAAAAAAGCATAAGAAAAAATATAATTTTATGCATTTTTATCCTTTTATTTAGTCTTATAATTACTAGCTAAGTATATCATAACTTTACATAATATATAATAAAGCAATAGACTAAGATTTTATATTTTGTTTTAATATTTATAGGAATAAGATATAATATACAAAATGCTATTTAGGAGAAAAATTTGAAAAAATTTTTATTTTTGCTTATTTTATGTGTAAATTTTATATTTGGTGCTGATTTTTTTATGAAAGAAGTTGATTTAACTTTACTAGATGTAAAGGATGGTTATGGCACCATTGCTGATAGTAATGATTTGGTTGTAGGAAGTAGCGGCGTTGTGATACATAGTTTTGATTCTAACAATGAAAGCATTATAGCTAGAGTTAGTGTTGTAGAAAAAAATGGTTTAACTGCCAAAGTTCAGTTTGAACTTTTTTCTATGCTAGAACAAAACGCACTACCGCTTCCAAGAGTTTTACCTGAGGCTGGAGATCGAGTAAAATTGAATTTTTTATATTCCAGATCTTTAATAGTAGCTCCAAATAAAGAGATTTATGATGAAGTTACAAATAGTTTTACAAGATTAACTTTTATACACCCAGACATATTGGCTTCTTATCTAAACTATGAATTTAAGCCAAATCCAAGCAGAGATGATTTTAGAAAGATGTGTAATAAAAATTTAGCAGGTCTTATATTTTTTGCATTAGAAAATGAGAGTGTTTTTGTAGATTGCGGAAGTTTTAAGGTTATAAAAAGGTTTAATAGCGGTCATATAGGTTATTATAATTTACCTTTTTATTCAAGAGTTGGTAAGATTGATACTGTTTTTTGGGATTTTTCAAGTGGACAGATCAATAACTATGATGCTTATTATAGAAGTTTATTGAAAGAGTAAAAATGATAACTAATTTACAAAAGAAATATTTTTTAGATTTAGTTGGGTATGAAAATGCGTATTTTGATGATGTTCATAGAGTTGCGTATTGTTACGACGCGACTAAAAAAAGATATATGCCAGATGGAGTTTTGTTTCCAAGAAATGAAGAAGATGTAAGTAAAATTTTAAAGTATTGTAATGAAAATAAAATTATAATTATTCCTCGTGGTGCGGGTAGTGGATTTACTGGAGGGGCTTTAGCTCATGAAGGTGGGATAATTTTAGCTTTTGAAAAACATATGAATAAAATTTTAGAAATTGATATGGAAAATATGGTAGCAGTTGTCCAGCCTGGATGTATAAATATAAATCTTCAAAAAGAAGTAAGTAAAGTAGGGCTTTTTTATCCGCCAGATCCAGCTAGTGAAAATTACTCTACAATAGGCGGAAATGTCAGTGAAAATGCTGGAGGGATGAGAGCTGCAAAATATGGCATAACAAAAGATTTCGTTATGGCTTTAAGGGCAGTTTTGCCAAATGGAGATATTATAAGATGTGGCAAACGCACTATAAAAGATGTAGCTGGGTATAATACTGCTGGAATTTTAATAGCAAGCGAGGGGACTTTGGCTGTGATTACTGAAATTACGCTAAAGCTTATCGCAAAGCCAAAATTTAAAAAAACTGCAATGGGTGTATTTAAAAGTGTTGATGACGCAATGAGGGCAGTTTATAAAACAATGGCAGCTGGTGTTACTCCTGTTGCTATGGAATTTTTAGATAATTTGAGTATAAGAGCTGTTGAGAATAAATTTAATAAAGGGTTGCCAAAAGAAGCGGGAGCTATACTTATAGCTGATGTTGATGGAAATTTAGAAGTTTTGCTTGATAATGATTTAAAAGTTATAAATGAAGTTTTTAGTAAAAATGGTTGCATAGATTTTAAAATAGCAAAAAACGAAGAACAGAGTGCTGATTTGTGGTTTGCTAGAAGAAATTGTTCTCAAGCCATAACTTGCTATGGAAATTTGAAATTAAATGAGGATATAACCGTTCCTAGATCAAAACTGCCAGAGCTTTTGTCTAAAATTTATGAAATTTCTAAAAAATATGGTTTAACAATACCTTGTTTTGGTCATACTGGTGATGGTAATGTTCATACAAATGTGATGGTAAACAAAGATAATGAAGATGAAGTTAAAAAAGGTTATGCTGCCATAGAAGAGATATTTAAAGCTACAATAGAGCTTGGCGGAACACTTAGTGGGGAGCATGGAATAGGGCTAAGTAAAGCACCATATATGAAATTAGCGTTTAGTGATGCTGAAATGGAGCTTTTTAGGACTATAAAGAAGGCATTTGATCCAAATAATATACTAAATCCAAATAAAATGGGGTTATAAGTGTAACTCCATTTTAATTCAATACTTTTCTCATAGATTTTTCTATTTTTTCATTGTTTAGTTTGCCATCATTAAATATATTAAAAGCTAAAACAGCTTGATAAAGCAACATGTCTAATCCATTTTTATGTGTTATTTCATTTGTTTTGCATAAATTTAAAAATGGGGTTTGTTTATTGTAAATAACATCGTAGGCATATCTGCTTTGTTTTATGAGCGGCTCTAAAAGTTCTTTTGGCATAGGTAAAATATCTTCTTTTAATCCAGCACTTGTCGTATTTATCAGTAAATCATACTTTGATATTTTAAAGTCATCCCAAGTAAAGCAGTTAAAATCACTAAATTTAGCTAATTTTTCTTTGCTTCTATTTACTATATCAACTTCTATATTTTTTGTTTTTAGTATGTAAGATATAGCTTTTGCAGTCCCTCCAGCGCCTATGATAAGGACTTTTTTTAAATTTTCAAAAAATTTTATAGATAGCAAAAATCCAGGAGCGTCAGTATTGTAACCTATGATTTTATTTGAGCGTTTGACAATGGTATTTACTGAGCCTATGGCTTTTGCGATTTTATCGAGCTCATCGCATTGCAATAGAGCTATTTCTTTATGTGGAACTGTTATGTTTGCTCCACATAAATTTAAAGATTTGAAAGTTTCTATAAGCTTTGAACCATCATTTAAGCAAACTCTTGTATAAACAGCATCTATATTTAAATCATAAAAGGCTATATTGTGGAGTCTAGGAGATATCGAGTGATCTACTGGATTTCCAAATATAGCGTAAATATCCATTATTTTACTCTAAATATAAATGCGTTTGGATTTATTTTAGATCGTATATCTTTCAAGGCACCATCTATTTTCGCATTATCATATGATCCAACTAAAATTTTGTTTATTTTTTTACCATTTATAGTTGTTTCATAGACCTTGTAATCATATCCGTTGTTTTTTAATTTCTTAAAAAGTTCGCTATTTGTATTTACTTTGGTTACTGATGCAACTTGTATATATGTTCCAGCACTTACTCCACTAGCATTAGAAGTGCTTTTTGAAGTATTTGTTGTTTTGTTGTTTATGCTAACTGATTGTTTGATAGGTTTAGTATCTTTTTTTGCCTCAGTTTTAGCTGTAGCGGTTGTATCTTTTTTAGTGGTTATTTTGTTTTCATCTGTTGTTTTAGTAGCTACATCTTTTTTGGTTTCTTGTGTTTTAGGAGATTCTTCTTTTTGAACTACTGGTTGTGCGGGTAATGAATCTTTATTGTTTATAGCTGCTTGTTGCCTTAATTCTTCTTTTTCTTTTAAATTTTTAACAATATCTTCAAAACTTTGTTTTTGAGATGAATTTTCATCTTGCAATATTGGAACTTGTTCAAAAATAGTATCGTTTGGTTCGCTTTTTTGAACTGTTTCAATCTCAGGAGGTATAACAATTCTACTATCATTTTGTGTTGTATTATCTGAGCTATTTAACATTTTCATAACAAAAAGAATTATTAAAAATAAAATAA contains:
- a CDS encoding shikimate dehydrogenase, with amino-acid sequence MDIYAIFGNPVDHSISPRLHNIAFYDLNIDAVYTRVCLNDGSKLIETFKSLNLCGANITVPHKEIALLQCDELDKIAKAIGSVNTIVKRSNKIIGYNTDAPGFLLSIKFFENLKKVLIIGAGGTAKAISYILKTKNIEVDIVNRSKEKLAKFSDFNCFTWDDFKISKYDLLINTTSAGLKEDILPMPKELLEPLIKQSRYAYDVIYNKQTPFLNLCKTNEITHKNGLDMLLYQAVLAFNIFNDGKLNNEKIEKSMRKVLN
- a CDS encoding FAD-linked oxidase C-terminal domain-containing protein, whose translation is MITNLQKKYFLDLVGYENAYFDDVHRVAYCYDATKKRYMPDGVLFPRNEEDVSKILKYCNENKIIIIPRGAGSGFTGGALAHEGGIILAFEKHMNKILEIDMENMVAVVQPGCININLQKEVSKVGLFYPPDPASENYSTIGGNVSENAGGMRAAKYGITKDFVMALRAVLPNGDIIRCGKRTIKDVAGYNTAGILIASEGTLAVITEITLKLIAKPKFKKTAMGVFKSVDDAMRAVYKTMAAGVTPVAMEFLDNLSIRAVENKFNKGLPKEAGAILIADVDGNLEVLLDNDLKVINEVFSKNGCIDFKIAKNEEQSADLWFARRNCSQAITCYGNLKLNEDITVPRSKLPELLSKIYEISKKYGLTIPCFGHTGDGNVHTNVMVNKDNEDEVKKGYAAIEEIFKATIELGGTLSGEHGIGLSKAPYMKLAFSDAEMELFRTIKKAFDPNNILNPNKMGL
- a CDS encoding plasminogen-binding N-terminal domain-containing protein, with amino-acid sequence MKKFLFLLILCVNFIFGADFFMKEVDLTLLDVKDGYGTIADSNDLVVGSSGVVIHSFDSNNESIIARVSVVEKNGLTAKVQFELFSMLEQNALPLPRVLPEAGDRVKLNFLYSRSLIVAPNKEIYDEVTNSFTRLTFIHPDILASYLNYEFKPNPSRDDFRKMCNKNLAGLIFFALENESVFVDCGSFKVIKRFNSGHIGYYNLPFYSRVGKIDTVFWDFSSGQINNYDAYYRSLLKE
- a CDS encoding SPOR domain-containing protein translates to MEENNELKDLVLDDKDDGSNSRKMRKLLIIIASLVILFLIILFVMKMLNSSDNTTQNDSRIVIPPEIETVQKSEPNDTIFEQVPILQDENSSQKQSFEDIVKNLKEKEELRQQAAINNKDSLPAQPVVQKEESPKTQETKKDVATKTTDENKITTKKDTTATAKTEAKKDTKPIKQSVSINNKTTNTSKSTSNASGVSAGTYIQVASVTKVNTNSELFKKLKNNGYDYKVYETTINGKKINKILVGSYDNAKIDGALKDIRSKINPNAFIFRVK